The following proteins come from a genomic window of bacterium:
- a CDS encoding DUF6775 family putative metallopeptidase, which produces MKIFLYDGGKTEALDIGEIARYLKENSGGAKVEVRGDFIGQVTKGMEDSSLRELAEEIARCKIRDLRSYHSTFDPLTAEVEYEKRRLQDSENRSLGILYDGFKLQTLYQDLITEEERNWHCLAIIFTDQLFGTWDEHNRRYHARVSVYGFPTIISTTGIVEAPAKPREFYLQKQWGIDTITLKKRFKDKFIDYDDTRLTEVMKGYCIQSLFFYISGEPFCEDNKCRLYNAHWQEEVINAQLARPEFCKKHEMLINNIRNGRLKINH; this is translated from the coding sequence ATGAAAATTTTCCTTTATGATGGTGGCAAGACTGAAGCTTTAGATATCGGGGAAATAGCCCGGTATCTTAAGGAGAACTCAGGTGGAGCCAAGGTTGAGGTTAGAGGCGATTTTATTGGTCAGGTTACAAAAGGAATGGAGGATTCCTCCCTGAGAGAGTTGGCTGAAGAGATAGCCAGATGTAAAATTCGAGACCTTCGTAGTTACCATTCTACTTTTGATCCACTCACTGCTGAGGTAGAATACGAGAAAAGGAGACTGCAAGATTCAGAGAATAGAAGTTTGGGCATACTTTATGACGGCTTCAAGCTCCAGACATTATATCAGGACTTGATAACAGAAGAAGAACGCAATTGGCATTGTCTGGCGATTATTTTTACAGACCAATTATTCGGAACCTGGGATGAACATAACCGTCGTTACCATGCCCGGGTAAGCGTGTATGGATTTCCCACCATTATTTCCACTACGGGTATCGTGGAAGCTCCAGCTAAACCCAGGGAATTCTATTTACAGAAACAATGGGGAATTGATACAATTACCCTGAAGAAAAGATTTAAAGATAAGTTTATAGACTACGACGACACGCGGCTGACTGAAGTAATGAAAGGCTACTGTATACAGTCTCTATTTTTTTACATATCGGGCGAGCCTTTTTGTGAAGATAATAAATGTAGACTCTATAACGCACACTGGCAGGAAGAGGTAATAAATGCCCAGCTTGCCAGGCCCGAATTTTGCAAAAAACACGAGATGCTAATCAACAACATCAGGAATGGCAGACTGAAAATTAACCATTAA
- a CDS encoding homocysteine biosynthesis protein yields MPKTFAEINEKIRNGEAVVVTAEEVIDLVKEKGEKKVAKEVDVVTTATFGPMCSSGALLNFGHSDPPIKMQKVWLNDVPAYAGVAAVDAYIGATELSETKWMEYGGAHVIEDLISGKKVRLRATSYGTDCYPRKEFDSYITLDSINQAILFNPRNAYQNYSVATNSSDRTIYTYMGILLPNFGNANYCNCSQLSPLINDPLYRTIGVGTRIFLGGAQGYIAWEGTQHNPRQKRDEKTKIPIAPAGTLCLIGNLKEMSRDFLRAAIFYKYGVTLTVGVGIPIPILDEEMAHFVSISDEEIYTTILDYSVPRREKPNLGRVSYKELRNGEIEIKKKRVPTAPLSSLYKAREIAQILKEWIKKGKFFLQEPIQRLPVDEKFKPLDIRR; encoded by the coding sequence ATGCCTAAAACTTTTGCAGAGATTAATGAAAAGATTAGAAATGGCGAAGCAGTGGTGGTAACTGCTGAAGAGGTTATCGACCTTGTAAAAGAAAAGGGAGAAAAAAAGGTTGCTAAGGAAGTAGACGTGGTAACCACAGCTACCTTTGGTCCAATGTGTTCCTCTGGAGCTTTACTGAATTTTGGGCATAGCGATCCGCCAATAAAGATGCAGAAGGTGTGGCTGAATGATGTTCCAGCTTATGCGGGGGTGGCGGCAGTTGATGCTTATATTGGAGCAACTGAGCTTTCTGAAACCAAATGGATGGAATATGGCGGAGCACATGTGATTGAGGATTTGATTTCAGGCAAAAAGGTGAGGCTTAGAGCTACTTCGTATGGAACGGATTGTTATCCCAGAAAAGAATTCGACTCTTACATTACCTTAGACTCGATCAATCAGGCAATTCTTTTTAATCCCAGGAATGCTTATCAAAATTATTCAGTAGCTACTAACTCATCGGATAGAACAATCTATACATATATGGGTATTCTCTTGCCCAACTTTGGTAATGCAAATTATTGTAACTGTTCACAGCTCTCACCTTTAATTAATGACCCCTTATATCGCACTATCGGTGTGGGAACCAGGATATTTCTCGGTGGAGCACAGGGTTACATTGCCTGGGAAGGCACACAACATAATCCCCGCCAGAAGAGGGATGAGAAAACTAAAATACCGATAGCTCCTGCAGGAACCCTGTGTTTGATAGGCAATTTGAAAGAGATGAGCCGCGATTTTCTAAGGGCAGCAATCTTCTACAAGTATGGTGTTACCCTTACAGTAGGGGTGGGGATACCCATTCCTATTCTCGATGAAGAGATGGCACATTTTGTCTCCATCTCCGATGAGGAGATATATACTACAATACTTGATTACAGTGTCCCCAGAAGAGAAAAACCAAATCTGGGCAGAGTAAGTTATAAAGAGTTAAGAAACGGGGAAATTGAAATAAAAAAGAAGAGGGTTCCTACTGCACCACTCTCCAGTCTTTACAAAGCCAGGGAGATAGCTCAGATTCTGAAAGAGTGGATTAAAAAAGGGAAGTTCTTCTTACAAGAGCCCATTCAACGGTTACCGGTGGATGAGAAATTTAAGCCTTTAGATATTAGACGTTAA